The following DNA comes from Photobacterium sp. DA100.
CGCGATAGCGGCTTGGCCCATCTGATGGCAATTTCCGGATTGCATATCGGTCTGGCGATTATGCTGGGATGGTGGAGTGGGGGCATATTGCGCAATCTCGCCGGTGATTGGCCGTACGCAATTTGGCTGCCGCTTTGGCTGGGACTGGCCATCGGTGCCCTGTACGCATGGCTCGCTGGCTTTACCCTGCCGACCCAGCGGGCATTGCTGATGAGCATGGTGGCACTGGTTTTGTTGCGGTTTCGGATCATCTGGCCAGGATGGCAAATCCTGCTGTTGGTCTTCGCAGTCAGTCTCGCGTTGGATCCGCTGGCGTCATACCGGGCGGGCTTCTGGTTATCTTTTGCGGCAGTGACGGTTATCGCCTTGGCTTATGCCGGCGGAGTGAGGTTCGAGGGGCATGCCGGGCTGGGGGGCTATCAACGCTGGTATGGCAAATGGCAGGCGCTTATTTTACTCCAGCTTTCTCTGCTGGTGCTGATGCTGCCTGTCCAATGGCTGTGGTTTGGCGGGTTTTCACCCTGGGCGCCGTTGATCAATTTGCTCGCGGTGCCCTGGGTGAGTGTGACTACGGTGCCCTTGGTTCTGGCGGCGATTGTCTTCTCGCCTGTTGAGCAGATAGCCATGGTGTGCTGGCAACTGGCGAATACCGCATTGACACCGGTGCTGTGGTTGGCGCAGTGGACCCAGGGGGGCTGGTGGACACTCGCCGACAGCCAAGGCAACTGGGTGGTCGGCGTGGTTGTCTTGACTGTGCTGCTGTGGATGCTGCCGGTCAGGCGATTTATCGGACTGTTGGTGACCCTGTCAATCGTAGCCCTACTGTGGAACAAACCGCCCTTCCCGTTCAGTGACCCCAAGGCTGAACTTAGTGGTCGCTCCCCGGCGGCTGACCGCTGGCAAGTTGATCTGCTCGATGTCGGACACGGTCTGGCTGTTTTGATATCTACTCGAAATCGCAGCGTGCTCTATGATACCGGTAATCAATGGCCAGGGGGCTCCATAGCCAGTGCCGTGATCGAGCCGGTCCTGAAGCAACGGGGCCAGGCTACGCTTGATGGCCTGATATTGAGCCATGCCGATAGCGATCATGCCGCAGGGGCCGACTATCTGGAGGTGGCTTTTGACCCCGAGTGGAAGCGCAGCAGCGATTTTCGCGCGGGTTATCAGGCGTGCATCCGGGGTGAACAGTGGCAGTGGCACAGCTTGAGTTTTCGAGTGCTGTGGCCGCCGAAACAAGTCGCGAGGGCGGCTAATCCCCATTCGTGTGTGATCGAAGTAAGGCAGTTTTCCGGGATGAATGAAGGTACGGGGGTATCTTTGCTCCTGACCGGGGATATCGATGCGGTGTCCGAGTTGTTGCTGGCCAGGCTGGAGCCGGGGCTATCGCCGGATATCTTGCTGGTTCCGCACCATGGCAGCCGGAGTTCGTCGACGGCGACCTGGCTAGAACAGATGGATTGGCTCGGCAATATGTCACCCAAATATGCGCTGGTGTCGGTGGCGCGCTTCAATCCTTGGCAGCTGCCGTCGGGCGAGGTGCGCCAGCGGTATTTGGACAAAGGCATCGAATGGCTTTCTACGGCTGAATCGGGTCAGGTGACACTGGCCATTGAGGGGGGAGAGATCGAGGTGGTACGTTATCGCCAAGACAGAAAAGCAGCGTGGTTTAGGCCGGCAATACCGCCGCCTTAACGGGAATAGGTCGTTGTGGTGAGGTTGGCTGTTTGAAAAACAAGCAGTTTTACAGCCGGGGGAATGAACTTATTTGGTCTCCGGCCTTTATGCGAGTAGAATGGAAAAATTGACTTAAAGAAAAAATGGTTTCCATGACTACTTCGAACGATCAAACCACTTGGGAGACGTTTAAGCGACTGTGGCCTTCGATTAGCCTGTATAAAGCCGGTTTGGCTGTCGCTGTTGTTGCATTGATTATCAACGCCGCAAGTGATGCATTGATGCTCTCGATGATAAAGCCGCTAATGGATGAGAGCTTTGGCGGGCTTGACGGAATTGAATCGAATTTCCTGGCAATGATGCCTATCTACCTGATGGGGCTGATGATCCTACGCGGGGTCAGTGGCTTCGTTTCTACTTACTGCCTGGCATGGGTTTCGGGCAATGTGGTGATGAGCATGCGTCGCCAGATGTTCAACCACTTCATGAAAATGCCGGTCGGCTTTTTCGATAAAGAATCGTCGGGCAAACTGCTCTCGCGCATTACCTACGACTCGGAGCAGGTGGCCGCGGCAACCAGCAATGCCATGGTCAGCCTGGTGCGCGAAGGAGCCAGTATCATCGCCCTGATGGCTATCATGTTCTATAACAGCTGGCAGCTGTCGGCTATTTTGCTTGTCATTGCGCCTGTGGTTGCCGTCAGCATTCGCGTGGTCTCCAAGCGATTCCGCCGGATTTCCAAGAATATGCAGGACGCGATGGGCTCAGTCACCTCGTCGGCAGAGCAAATGCTCAAGGGCCACAAAGTGGTGCTGAGCTACGGTGGCCAGCAGGTCGAGCAGGATCGCTTCGAGCAAGTGAGTAACCGGATGCGTCAGCAGACCATGAAGCTGGTCTCGGCCCAGGCTATTGCCAACCCGGTTATTCAAGTGATTGCTTCTATGGCACTGGTTGTGGTGCTGATCCTCGCTAACACCGAAGCGTTGCGCGAGTCGCTGACGCCGGGTACCTTTGCGCTGATCTTCGGTTCCATGTTTGGCCTGATGCGCCCGCTTAAGGCGCTGACTAACGTGACCTCCCAGTTCCAGCGTGGTATGGCGGCATGCCAGACGCTGTTTGGCCTGATGGAGCTTGAGACGGAAAAAGACAACGGTAACCATGAAGCTAAGCGCGTGAACGGGGATATCCAGGTGAAGGATGTGACTTTCACTTACCCAACCAAGGATGCGCCGGCGCTGAGAAACGTCAGTTTTGATTTGCCCGCCGGGCAGACACTCGCCTTGGTCGGCCGATCGGGCTCGGGCAAGAGTACCATTGCCAACCTGCTTACCCGCTTCTACGACATCGACTCGGGCAGTATCACCATTGATGGCCATGACATTTGTGACTACAAACTGGCTAACCTGCGCGAGCAGGTGGCGGTTGTGTCGCAGAATGTCCACCTGTTCAACGACACGATTGCCAACAACATCGCCTATGCAAGCGGTGATAACTACAGCCGGGCGGATATCGAAAAAGCCGCAGAGCTTGCCTATGCCATGGACTTTATCAAAGAGATGGACAATGGCTTGGATACCATCATCGGCGAGAACGGTGTCAGCCTTTCCGGTGGCCAGCGCCAGCGTATTGCGATTGCCCGAGCCCTGTTGCGCAATGCACCTGTGCTGATCCTCGATGAGGCGACGTCGGCCCTGGATACCGAATCAGAGCGGGCCATTCAGTCTGCACTGGACGAGCTGCAAAAAGACCGAACTGTGCTGGTAATTGCCCACCGCTTGTCGACCATTGAAAACGCCGACCAGATCCTGGTAGTCGATGACGGGGAAATTATCGAACGCGGTGTGCATGCCGAGCTATTGGCCCAAGACGGTGCCTATGCCCAGCTGCACCGTATCCAGTTTGGTGAATAATGGCTTCCGTTATCGAAAAAATATGGTTTGAGCACCACCCGGCTGGGGTGGTGCTCAAACCGCTGCTGTGGCCGCTGAGCAAACTCTTTGGCGCGGTGAGCCGTCATCGCCGCCAGCAATACCAAACCGGTCGGAAAGCCGCTTACCGCCCGTCGGTGCCGGTCGTGGTGGTGGGCAATATTACCGCTGGCGGTAATGGCAAGACGCCGGTGGTGGTCTGGCTGGTTGAGCAGCTCAAGGCCGCAGGGCTCAAGCCCGGGGTGGTTTCCCGCGGCTATGGGGCCAAGGCGCCGCATTATCCCTACCGGATCAGTGACCAGAGTACGACCGCCGAAGCCGGCGATGAGCCGGTGTTGATATTTCGCCGCACAGGCGTCCCTGTTGCGGTCTCGCCTAAGCGTGCCGAGGCGGTGCAGCTGATTGAGCCCGACGTCGATGTGATCATCACCGATGACGGTCTGCAGCACTATGCGCTGGCAAGGGATATCGAAATTGTGGTGATTGACGGCCAGCGCCGGTTTGGCAACCAGCAGCTGATCCCGATGGGGCCGCTGCGCGAAGGCTGTGAGCGCCTGCAAGAAGTGGATTTTCTCATTTGCAACGGCGGCAGTGCCGAACACAATGAAATCCCGATGCAACTGGTGCCTGCAGACTTGGTCAACCTCTGCACCGGAGAGCGCTGCGAGGCTGCCAAGCTGCAGGGTGACGTTGTTGCCATGGCCGGTATCGGCCATCCGCCGCGTTTTTTTAGTACATTGCAGCAGCTCGGTATCACCCCGGTGAAGTGTCAGCCATTCGCTGATCACCAGGCGTTTGCCGAGCAAGAATTAAAACAGCTGTCCGCGCAAGGCCAGCACTTAGTCATGACAGAGAAAGATGCGGTGAAATGCCACGCTTTCGCCCAGCCTAACTGGTGGTATTTGCCGGTCGATGCCGCGATGCCCACCGAGCAGGCTGAAAGCTTGATTAACCGGATTATAAAGGTAAAGGAAGAGTATGGATCATCGTCTGCTTGAAATCGTTGCATGCCCTGTATGCAAGGGTAAATTGAACTTCGACAAAGACAAAAATGAGCTGATCTGCAAATTTGATCGTCTGGCGTATCCGATTAAAGATGGTATCCCAGTACTACTCGAGCCAGAGGCACGCACCCTGAGCTCGGAAGAGGTGAAGTAATGTCTTTTACCGTGATTATTCCGGCCCGCTACCAGTCGTCACGCCTGCCGGGCAAGCCGCTGGCTGATATTGCCGGCAAGCCGATGATCCAGTGGGTTTATGAGCAGGCGAGTAAAGCCGGTGCCGAGCAGGTCATCGTTGCGACCGACGATCAGCGTATCGCCGACGTGGTCAAGGCATTTGGCGGCGAAGTTTGCATGACCCGTGCCGATCATGAGTCGGGTACCGAGCGCCTGGCGGAAGTGGTCGAGAAATACCAATTGGCCGATGACCAAATTGTGGTCAACGTCCAGGGTGACGAGCCGTTGATCCCAGACAGTATCATTCGCCAGGTGGCCACTAATCTAGCAGACAGCAAGGCGCCGATGGCAACACTGGCTGTCGAGATTGACCACGCCGATGAAGTGTTTAATCCTAATGCGGTGAAAGTGGTGACCGACAAAGACGGCTACGCACTTTACTTCAGCCGCGCCTCCATTCCATGGGATCGCGATAACTTTGCTAAGCGCCCGCAGGAAATCCACCAGAATCTGATGCGCCATATCGGTATCTATGCCTACCGTGCTGGTTTTATCAATACCTACATCAACTGGGAGCCGAGTGCGCTGGAGAAAATCGAAGCGTTAGAGCAGCTTCGGGTGTTGTGGTACGGTGAGAAAATCCATGTAGAAGTGGCAATTGATGCGCCGCCGGCCGGGGTGGATACGCCAGAGGATTTGGAAAAAGTACGTCAACTGGTAGGTTGAGTACTGCGAAATAAAGTAACGGGGAAGCTCAGCTTCCCCGTTTTTTTATCTTGGGCATCCCTTGTTGGGCATCAGTTATGGCTCAGTGATTGCCCTGCTGCGCTTGCCCTTGAGTAAGCGCTTCCAGTTGATCGGCATCATCGGTACCACTATCAGCAAGATCCCCGCTAGCGTGAGCAGATCGGGAATTTCATCGAACCACATCACCCCGAACGCCGTCACGAACACCAGCCCTGAATACTCAGCCAGAGCTATTTGGCCGGCCGCCGCTTTCTTGTAGCCAATGACCACCAAGGCATGGTAGCCCAGCACAAATAGGTTAATCGCCATGATCCAGCCGACATGGCGCCACTCTATGTCGGCCCACTGCGGTACGGCCAAGGCGAGCGATAGCGGTAGGGTCATCACGCCGGTCCAGAATAGGGTTGAAACCAGGTGCTGCTCTTGGGGTAACTTACGGATCAATATGTTACCCAATCCCATAGAAAGGGCACTGCCCAGCCCGGCAATCGCGGCCCAGTGGAAATGCTCCGGCCGTAATACCACCAGCACACCGGCAAAACCGATGCTGGTGGCGATGACTTTCGACCGAGGCGGGGTTTCATTGAGCAGCAAGACCGACAACGGCAACATCAGCAGCGGGCCAACATAGAACATCGCATTGGCGGTCGCCAGCGGCAAGAAGGTAATTGCGATCATGGCACAGGCGCTACCCATCAAGATCAACTGGGCGCGCCAGAAGGCAATTTTGCAGCACCCTTGGTGGCGCTTTTCCCGCGGCAGTGCCAGCCAGAACGGTAATAACATGATCACGCTGAGCAACTGGCGGATGAATACATATTGGAAGGTAGGGACTTCTCCGTTGAGGATTTTCAGTGAAACGTCAGAGAAGGAGGCTAACAAGTTGGCGGCAACAAGCAGGACAATGGCCTGGTTAACTGGACTACGCATTGATACTCGGTGGCTAAATGGGCTAGTGATAAAATAATCCTGCCATATTGTATGGCAAGTGGGCGTATTCTACCGATCCATCCTGAAAATTCACTGAGTAATTTTCATTATTCCCGATTAATTGATCTTAGTCTCTGATTATAAAAACAAAAAGCCACCCATATTATTTGGGTGGCTTCCAATTTAGCGCCTAGTGCTAGTTTTAAGCTTTCGCTGTCTGCTCTTCGATATCGGCATCGGACTCGAACAGGGCGTTGTCGGCTTGGCCCAGTACCCGAGAAGTAATGGTACCGGCAGTCATCGCGCCGCTGACGTTTACCGCAGTTCGGCCCATATCAATCAGCGGCTCAATGGAGATCAGAAGGCCAGCTAGAGCGACCGGCATATCCAGGGCTGACAGCACAATTAGAGCCGCGAAGGTCGCACCGCCACCGACACCGGCAATGCCGAATGAACTAATGGTAACAATGGCGATGAGGGTTATCATGAAGCCAGGGTCAAGCGGGTTGATGCCGACCGTCGGGGCGATCATCACTGCCAGCATCGCAGGATACAGGCCGGCACAGCCGTTCTGGCCCATGGTGGCACCAAATGATGCTGAGAAGTTTGATACTGCGTCACCGTTGCCCAGCTTTTTCACCTGGGTTTCAACGTTGAGTGGAATGGTACCGGCGCTGGAGCGCGAGGTGAATGCAAAGGTCAGTACCGGCAGGATTTTCTTCAGGTAACGGATTGGGTTAACGCCAACAAACGCTACCAAGACCAGGTGCATTACAAGGATTAAGCCCAGGCCGACGTAAGAGGCCACCACGAAGTTGAGCAGGCTCAGGATGTCGTCGTAGTTCGAGCCTGCGACGACTTTGGTCATCAGTGCCAGTACGCCGTATGGCGTTAGGCTCAGCACCATGCGAACCAAGGTACGCACGACTTCCTGGGCAACGTTGATGAACTTCTCGAAGCTTGCACCCAGCTCTGGTTGGGTGCGGATCACGGTAAGGCCAGCCACACCGACAAAGGCGGAGAAAATCACCACAGCGATAGTCGAAGTTGGGCGGCTACCAGCCAAATCGGCAAACGGGTTGGCAGGGAAGAAAGAGATAATCATGTCGGCAAAAGACATGGCTTCAACCGAGGTCAAACGGGTTTCCAGCATCTCACCACGGGCGATCTCGCGTGCTCCCTGAACGATCCCCTCGGCACTCAGGCCGAACATGCTGCTAATAAGAATACCGATCAGCGCTGATGCCGCTGTGGTCGCCAGCAGGATACCGATACTCAAGCCTGAGATTTTGCCCAGCGACCCCGAGTCTTTCACCTTGATGATGGCACCGATGATAGAGACAGTGATCAACGGCATGATGATCATTTTCAACAGGCTGACGTAGCCCGCACCAACAATGTTGATGTACTCCAGTGTGCCAGCGATAACGTCGCTGCCACCGCCGTACACAAGCTGGAGCGCGCCACCGAATAGCACACCCAGCCCCAAGGCGGTAAATACGCGCTTGGAAAGGGTTTGCTCTGATTTTTGTTGTTTGACCAACAGGGCAATAATGATGGCGAAGACCGCCAAGTTGAGTATCTGGAACATCGAACCTAATCCTACCGTTGTTTATAACTCGCAATTCCGGTTTGCTAAGTCATCAATCACTAATTGGCTGCAATAGTAAGATGTGAATCGCAAAACCTGAATCAGTTTTCGCCGTTCTCGTTATGAGTAATCGGTATTTAATAAAACAAAAAAGAATAAAGGTGAAATTTTGCGCAAAGTTGCTGTTTTTATACAAAAAACCGCTCGCAAACGTTAAGAATAAGGGGGGGAGGTCGTTGTTAGTGAATAGGAAGTCAGCCAGAGAGGCGAGGCAGGATTTAACGTATCGGTGGCTCCGCCGGTCCGAGATGTTCCGGCGGATATCTTGGGGATAGGCTATTGCGCTGCAGCTTCTTCGTTGTTGATCATGGTGCGAAGCTGCTGCCACCAACGCCCTAGCTTTTCGTACCAGTAGCGTTCGGTCTGCTCGAGGTATTTTGCCTGAGGGCGGTAGCGCTCCCAGGGCTGCTCGATCTTGTTGCTGGCAAGGAAGTTCGTCGGGGCCGCAGACGGTGACAATCCGACCCTATTGAATTCTTCGATGGCTCGCTTCATATGGCTGGCCGACGTCACAACGACCAA
Coding sequences within:
- a CDS encoding DNA internalization-related competence protein ComEC/Rec2 translates to MNKSAAGVALGLLSLHFWLALPTYHGFITTLMIGSVVCFFFRWRLLIYIGIGACLANLAATSYLKNVQLAFIEPRNITIVGEVSSLLNHKKPDTLFVFVTSELRSPGLRTSKTLRVRLGWSEQVNIPEMKQGERWQLQVRLRPPHGRVNSAGYDRERQYVGQGIHATGVVLSGIRLAPSQHTLAGLRQSIFDAAVDYTEGLSHRGYLLALGFGFRGALDAKDWGILRDSGLAHLMAISGLHIGLAIMLGWWSGGILRNLAGDWPYAIWLPLWLGLAIGALYAWLAGFTLPTQRALLMSMVALVLLRFRIIWPGWQILLLVFAVSLALDPLASYRAGFWLSFAAVTVIALAYAGGVRFEGHAGLGGYQRWYGKWQALILLQLSLLVLMLPVQWLWFGGFSPWAPLINLLAVPWVSVTTVPLVLAAIVFSPVEQIAMVCWQLANTALTPVLWLAQWTQGGWWTLADSQGNWVVGVVVLTVLLWMLPVRRFIGLLVTLSIVALLWNKPPFPFSDPKAELSGRSPAADRWQVDLLDVGHGLAVLISTRNRSVLYDTGNQWPGGSIASAVIEPVLKQRGQATLDGLILSHADSDHAAGADYLEVAFDPEWKRSSDFRAGYQACIRGEQWQWHSLSFRVLWPPKQVARAANPHSCVIEVRQFSGMNEGTGVSLLLTGDIDAVSELLLARLEPGLSPDILLVPHHGSRSSSTATWLEQMDWLGNMSPKYALVSVARFNPWQLPSGEVRQRYLDKGIEWLSTAESGQVTLAIEGGEIEVVRYRQDRKAAWFRPAIPPP
- the msbA gene encoding lipid A ABC transporter ATP-binding protein/permease MsbA; amino-acid sequence: MTTSNDQTTWETFKRLWPSISLYKAGLAVAVVALIINAASDALMLSMIKPLMDESFGGLDGIESNFLAMMPIYLMGLMILRGVSGFVSTYCLAWVSGNVVMSMRRQMFNHFMKMPVGFFDKESSGKLLSRITYDSEQVAAATSNAMVSLVREGASIIALMAIMFYNSWQLSAILLVIAPVVAVSIRVVSKRFRRISKNMQDAMGSVTSSAEQMLKGHKVVLSYGGQQVEQDRFEQVSNRMRQQTMKLVSAQAIANPVIQVIASMALVVVLILANTEALRESLTPGTFALIFGSMFGLMRPLKALTNVTSQFQRGMAACQTLFGLMELETEKDNGNHEAKRVNGDIQVKDVTFTYPTKDAPALRNVSFDLPAGQTLALVGRSGSGKSTIANLLTRFYDIDSGSITIDGHDICDYKLANLREQVAVVSQNVHLFNDTIANNIAYASGDNYSRADIEKAAELAYAMDFIKEMDNGLDTIIGENGVSLSGGQRQRIAIARALLRNAPVLILDEATSALDTESERAIQSALDELQKDRTVLVIAHRLSTIENADQILVVDDGEIIERGVHAELLAQDGAYAQLHRIQFGE
- the lpxK gene encoding tetraacyldisaccharide 4'-kinase, coding for MASVIEKIWFEHHPAGVVLKPLLWPLSKLFGAVSRHRRQQYQTGRKAAYRPSVPVVVVGNITAGGNGKTPVVVWLVEQLKAAGLKPGVVSRGYGAKAPHYPYRISDQSTTAEAGDEPVLIFRRTGVPVAVSPKRAEAVQLIEPDVDVIITDDGLQHYALARDIEIVVIDGQRRFGNQQLIPMGPLREGCERLQEVDFLICNGGSAEHNEIPMQLVPADLVNLCTGERCEAAKLQGDVVAMAGIGHPPRFFSTLQQLGITPVKCQPFADHQAFAEQELKQLSAQGQHLVMTEKDAVKCHAFAQPNWWYLPVDAAMPTEQAESLINRIIKVKEEYGSSSA
- a CDS encoding Trm112 family protein, which codes for MDHRLLEIVACPVCKGKLNFDKDKNELICKFDRLAYPIKDGIPVLLEPEARTLSSEEVK
- the kdsB gene encoding 3-deoxy-manno-octulosonate cytidylyltransferase is translated as MSFTVIIPARYQSSRLPGKPLADIAGKPMIQWVYEQASKAGAEQVIVATDDQRIADVVKAFGGEVCMTRADHESGTERLAEVVEKYQLADDQIVVNVQGDEPLIPDSIIRQVATNLADSKAPMATLAVEIDHADEVFNPNAVKVVTDKDGYALYFSRASIPWDRDNFAKRPQEIHQNLMRHIGIYAYRAGFINTYINWEPSALEKIEALEQLRVLWYGEKIHVEVAIDAPPAGVDTPEDLEKVRQLVG
- a CDS encoding DMT family transporter, whose product is MRSPVNQAIVLLVAANLLASFSDVSLKILNGEVPTFQYVFIRQLLSVIMLLPFWLALPREKRHQGCCKIAFWRAQLILMGSACAMIAITFLPLATANAMFYVGPLLMLPLSVLLLNETPPRSKVIATSIGFAGVLVVLRPEHFHWAAIAGLGSALSMGLGNILIRKLPQEQHLVSTLFWTGVMTLPLSLALAVPQWADIEWRHVGWIMAINLFVLGYHALVVIGYKKAAAGQIALAEYSGLVFVTAFGVMWFDEIPDLLTLAGILLIVVPMMPINWKRLLKGKRSRAITEP
- a CDS encoding L-cystine transporter, with translation MFQILNLAVFAIIIALLVKQQKSEQTLSKRVFTALGLGVLFGGALQLVYGGGSDVIAGTLEYINIVGAGYVSLLKMIIMPLITVSIIGAIIKVKDSGSLGKISGLSIGILLATTAASALIGILISSMFGLSAEGIVQGAREIARGEMLETRLTSVEAMSFADMIISFFPANPFADLAGSRPTSTIAVVIFSAFVGVAGLTVIRTQPELGASFEKFINVAQEVVRTLVRMVLSLTPYGVLALMTKVVAGSNYDDILSLLNFVVASYVGLGLILVMHLVLVAFVGVNPIRYLKKILPVLTFAFTSRSSAGTIPLNVETQVKKLGNGDAVSNFSASFGATMGQNGCAGLYPAMLAVMIAPTVGINPLDPGFMITLIAIVTISSFGIAGVGGGATFAALIVLSALDMPVALAGLLISIEPLIDMGRTAVNVSGAMTAGTITSRVLGQADNALFESDADIEEQTAKA